CGTCGACGAGGCGCAGTCCTTGGAGCGCAACGTGCTGCTGACGGTGCTCTCGCGCATCGGGGCCAACTCCAAGGTGGTGCTGACCCACGACGTGGCCCAGCGCGACAACCTGCGCGTGGGCCGGCACGACGGCGTGGTCGCGGTCATCGACAAGCTGAAGGGCCACCCGCTCTTCGCGCACGTGACCCTGACCCGCTCCGAGCGGTCGCCGATCGCCGCGCTGGTCACCGAGATGCTGGAGAACGTCACCGTCTGAGGACCGTCGGCTGGGGCCGGTGGTCCGGGTGGGACCTGTGGGGCGGAATGGACGAGATCCGCCCCACAGGTTCGCCGGTTCGGTTTGCGTGCGACCCGCGCCTCCTGCACAGTTGCCCGTGATCGTTTCGTGACCTTGCCTTCCCCCGCCCGGTCACGGGGCGCGCCGACCCGCTGACGCACGGACGCGGGGTCTCGCGCCCAGTCCTGTCGTCGAGCATCGCGAGCCATTCCCTGTGTCCAAGCAGCCCAAGTACGTCGGCAAGCACGCCGCGCCCAAGACGCACCGTGCCAGCGCCGCACCTCGTCAGGCCCTGCGCACCACCGTCGTCATGTCGACGCTGGCCGTGGGGGCCACCGGCGCAGTCGTGACCGGCGGCGTCGCCGGTGCTCCCGCCACGTCGACCGCCGGCGCCGAGACCCCCGCCTCGGTGGTGCCGCTGGCGGCCGAGGCCGTCTCGGAGGAGACCCGCGCGGCCATCGTTGACGGCCGCGACGAGGTCGTCTCGCGCAGCGACCGTCGTGACCAGGCCGACCCCGCCAAGCAGGCGGCGCTGTCGACCGACGAGGGCCAGGCGATGACGAAGGCCGAGCGGCTCGCCGAGGCCGACCCCCGTGACATCGGGCGTGCCCTGCTCGGCGAGTTCGGCTTCTCTGCCGACCAGTTCAGCTGCCTCGACTCGCTGTGGGTCAGCGAGAGCGACTGGGAGGTCGACGCCGACAACCCGACGTCGTCGGCGTACGGCATCCCGCAGGCGCTCACCGAGCTACACGAGCTGCCCGCCGACTACATGACGTCCGCGGAGAGCCAGATCCGCTGGGGCCTGGAGTACATCCAGGACTCCTACGGCTCCCCGTGCAGCGCCTGGTCCTTCAAGCAGGCCAACAACTGGTACTGAGCGCCCTCGCGTCGGTCCGGCCTGGGACCATCGAGGCGTGAGCAACGTCTTCGAGTGCGAGATCCAGGCGCGACTGCGCGACATCAACCTCGGCGGCCACGTCGACAACGTCGAGGCGATCCGCATCCTCGACGAGGCGCGCATCCTGTTCCTGCGATACGCCGACGTCAGCCCCCCGGCCGGGCCGCGTCCGGGGCTGTTCGGTGGCCTGCCCGACGGTGTGGTCGACCTCGTCGGCTCGCAGCGGGTCGACTACCACGCCGAGATGCGCTTCGCGCCGTTCCAGCCCTTCCTGATGCGGCTGTGGGTGCAGCGGATCGGCGGCTCGTCGTTCACGGTCGCGACCGAGCTGCGCGTCGCGCGCGACCACGAGCCGGCCCTGGTCGCGGCGACCACGCTGGTGCTCTGGGACCACGCGACCCAGGCCTCGTGGCCGATGAGCGACGACGTGCGGGCCACCTTCGAGCGGTACGCCGGCGACCCGGTCGTGCTGCGCGGCTGACCGGCCCGGCCCGCTGCGGCCCGGTCCTAGGGGTGGGTCATGCTCTCGACGTCGAGGGCCGCGTCGAGCTGCTCCTCGGTGAGGTCGCCCCGCTCGACGTAGCCCATCGAGAGCACCTGCTCGCGGATGGTGCGGCCCTCGGCCAGCGCCGCCTTGGCGACCTTCGCGGCCTCCTCGTAGCCGATGTGCTTGTTCAGCGGTGTCACCACCGACGGCGACGACTCGGCGTAGGTGCGCATCCGCTCGGCGTCCGCGGTGATCCCGTCGACCGTGCGCTCGGCGAGGACCCGTGAGGAGGCCGCGAGCAGGCGCACCGACTCCAGGACGTTGCGGGC
This Nocardioides dokdonensis FR1436 DNA region includes the following protein-coding sequences:
- a CDS encoding acyl-CoA thioesterase — its product is MSNVFECEIQARLRDINLGGHVDNVEAIRILDEARILFLRYADVSPPAGPRPGLFGGLPDGVVDLVGSQRVDYHAEMRFAPFQPFLMRLWVQRIGGSSFTVATELRVARDHEPALVAATTLVLWDHATQASWPMSDDVRATFERYAGDPVVLRG